The DNA region TTTTTGCGCATTACTCTGCCTTCACTGCGCCCGGAGATCCGCATTGCGCTGCTGATGACGGTGATTGCCAGCCTCAAAGCGTTTGACCTGGTCTATGTGATGACCCAGGGCGGACCGGGTACCAGCACCATGGTGACCAACATCTTTATGTATAAGCAGGGCTTTGATCTGCACAACTTTGGTTACGCTTCCGCCGTGGCGGTATTCAGCATGATCATTGTGTTAGTGATAAATGGCCTGATTCACTTTGCCATTCGGGAGCGTAACTGATGCGAGGCACGCCACTTTTTCCGCGGGCGATGATTTGGCTGATCGCCCTGATGACCATCCTGCCCTTTTTGATGGCGCTGATGACCTCGTTCAAAACGCAGATGGAGCTGTTTCAGGGCGTATTTACCCTGCCCTCCTCGCTGAACTTCAGTAACTACGTCACCGCGTGGCATCAGGGGCACTTCAACACCTACTTTATGAACTCGGTGATCGTGGTGTTTCCGGTAGTGATATGCAGCATTGTGCTCGGCATTCTCGCCGGGTTTGGCTTCGGCATGCTGAAGATTCCGGGCAAAAAGCTGCTGGCCGCGCTGCTGGCACTCGGTATGGTTTTGCCCAGCGAAGCCTTTATCATTCCGCTCTATCACGAGCTGCGCTGGATGGGGCTGACGAATACCTATCTGGCGCTGATTCTGCCGCAGATCGCGCTGTCACTGCCTTTTACCACCTTGATGATTGCCACCGCGTTTCAGCAGATCCCCAAAGAGCTGATTGAAGCCTCGGTGATGGACGGCGCATCGCGGGCGAAGATTTTGTGGGGCATTCTGGTGCCCGCCATCTGGCCGACGCTGTCGACGCTGGCGCTGCTGCTGTTTATCTGGACGTGGAATGAGTTCCTGATCCCGCTGATTCTGGTTAATAAAGATGAACTGCGCACCCTGCCGATCGGCATGATGTTTTTCCAGAATAAAAACACCATCGATATTCCGGTGCTGATGGCGGGTGCGATGATCGTGATTTTACCGCTGTTGGCTATCTTCCTGGTGTTCCAGCGCAAATTTATCAGCGGCGTTACCGAGGGCGCGGTGAAGTAAGCCTTATTGCCTCGCGTTCAACGGCCTGAAACGCGTGGCAATGATCAGCAGTACGATCACGCCCGCGCTCATGATTAGCCAGGCGACGTTAAGCGAGTCAGCACGATCGCGCACCACACCCGCGATAACCGGCATGGTGGCGGCAATCAGATAGCCGCCGCCCTGCACCCTGGCGAGCAGCTTGCCCGCTTCCGCTGCCGTCGCGGCATGATCCAGGGTAACGGTCAGTGAAAGCGGAAACAGCGCGCCAATTCCCAGCCCCAACAGCAGCGTGGAGATCACCGGCATCTCGCCCGGCCAGCCAATCAGGCAGATCAACCCAGCCAGCAGTAACAGCAGCACCAGCATTAACAGCGGTCGCCGATCGCTGAAGCGGTGCACCAACAGCGAAACCATAAATCCAGCGGCCACTTCGGTCAGTGTCAATCCCGCCAGCAGATATCCGCTGCTGCGTGCGCTCCAGCCTGCGGCAATATAGAGCGCCGGAAGCCAGGCCAGTACCAGCGTATAGGCTGCCGTGCCGATACCGAAAAAGATCAGCAGCAGCCAGGCGCGTTGGGTGGTGCGTAGGACAACGGCTGCGGCAGTCGGCGCGACGGTCTGTTGTGCAATGCCCGTCAGCCAGATGCCCAATGCGATGATCGCTGGCAGCGCCGCCGCTGCGAGAGTGAAATGAATGCCCACTGTCTCCGCAGCCGGGGCAGCACTGGCCGCGGCCAGCGCCGCGCCCGCCATAATGCCGGTGGAAAACAGCGACATCAACGTGCCCGCTGAGCGGGCGTAATCTCGTTTAATCATGGTCGGGATCAGCGCCTGTATCATGCCAATACCGGCGCCCGCCAGCAGCGCAGTGGCGATCAGCCAGAGGGCATTGAGGCTGAAGACCCTTAGCGCTGCTGCCAGCGCCAGAATAAACAGCCCGATAGCGATGCCGCGCCACGCGCCGGTGTGCCTGAGCAGCGTTGGTCCAGCCAGCGCTGCCAGCCCCATCATCGCCACCGGTAACGTGGTGAGCAGGCTGAACTGGGTGGCCGACAGCCCGGCGGTGCTCTGCAGCAAAGGAAAAAGCGGGCCTACCGCCGCCAACACCGGGCGCAGATTCAGCCCGACAAGGAAGGTAATTAATGCGAACATTACGCCAGCGGGCAACAGAGCTTTCATCATCGGTTCCTTAACAGGGATAGGTTCAGCGCAGCCGTCACCACTGCGCCATCTATCTTAACGTTAAGATATAAAGGTTATAATGAAAAGCCGCAGCGCACCTGCGGACACAAACCCACAGAATAAACAGGGAATAACATGCAGGATCATATCGATTTCGTTGTCGATCAGTGGCGATCGGCCATGCCGGAACTGGATGCCTCATCCATGGCGATTTTTGGCCGCATGCTGCGGCTGATGAAACATCTGGCCAAAGCGCGTGCCGTCGCGCTGGAACCCTTTGGCTTTCATGAAGGTGAATTTGACGTGCTGGCGACGCTGCGGCGCGCAGGAAAGCCTTATCGACTCTCCCCGACACAGCTCTATACCTCGCTGCTGGTGACGTCCGGTGCCATGACCAACCGGCTGAATCGTCTGGCTAATGAAGGCATGATTGAACGACTGGCCGATCCTCAGGATGGCCGAAGTATGCTGGTGGGGTTAACCCGACGCGGCGTGGAGACGATTGAGCAGGCGGTGCACGTGCATACCGAGACGCAAAATGCGCTGTTGCAGGGGCTGGATAGCGAGCAGCAAAAACAGCTCAGCGAGCTGCTTAAGGCATTACTGGTGACGCATCCGGGTGAAGCGACGGGCTGAACGAATCAGCGTTTTTTGTAGCGGTTAACCGAGGCGGTCCAGCTGAAGTCGCTGACTTCACTGGCGGCAAGCGAAGCGGGTTTCTTTTTACGCACGGGCTTTTTGGCCGCCAGCGCCTTCTCTTTCTCTTTTTCCAGCTTGATAGCCATCACGGTGTGTCGCGCTTCGGTGGTCAGCTCTTTCTCTTTTTTAGCATCCGGTTGTTTGCCGGTGCGCTGCACGAACTTCTGCATCAGCGCGTTGAACGCTTCATCCACAGCCACGCGCTCATCAGCGGTAAACTGGTCGATTGAAATCATTTTCTTGTCGTTCATAGCATCTGCCTGATAGTGAATACACGCCATCAGCTTAGAGTAAGCGCGACCGACAGAACACAAGAACTTGCATCCCGGCCAACATATCGCGCCTGGCCCACAAACGGCAATGCTCTCAGGCCAGGCGCGACAGGCTATTCGGTAGCCAGACGGAAGGTGGAAACGGAATGGGTCAGATGCTGCACCTGCTCTTCCAGCGACGCCGACGCTGCGGCAGACTGCTGAACCAGCGCGGAGTTTTGCTGAGTGACGCTGTCCATCTCGGTCACCGCCTGTTCGATTTGGCCGATGCCACGGCTCTGCTCATCAGACGCGGTAGAAATATGCGACATCAGCACATCAACCTGACTGACCGAGGCGATGATCGCGCCAATCGCCTCTTCGGTCCGGGAAACCTGATCGGACCCGGCGCGAATGTTATTCACCGATTCTGCAATCAGACTTTCAATCTCTTTCGCCGCCACTGCGCTGCGCTGCGCCAGGTTGCGCACTTCACCGGCTACCACAGCAAATCCGCGGCCCTGCTCGCCTGCACGCGCCGCTTCCACCGCGGCGTTGAGCGCCAGAATATTAGTCTGGAACGCAATGCTGTTAATCACGCCGGTAATGTCTTCGATTTTCTTCGAGCTGCTGTTGATCAGCCCCATGGTGACGATCACTTCCTGCGACACCTGCTCGCCGGTTTTCGCGTTCTTCACCGCTTCGCTGGTCAGGCGGCTCGCCTCAAAGACGTTTTCCGTGTTCTGTTTCACCGTTGCGCCCAACTGCTCCATACTGGC from Duffyella gerundensis includes:
- a CDS encoding carbohydrate ABC transporter permease, producing the protein MRGTPLFPRAMIWLIALMTILPFLMALMTSFKTQMELFQGVFTLPSSLNFSNYVTAWHQGHFNTYFMNSVIVVFPVVICSIVLGILAGFGFGMLKIPGKKLLAALLALGMVLPSEAFIIPLYHELRWMGLTNTYLALILPQIALSLPFTTLMIATAFQQIPKELIEASVMDGASRAKILWGILVPAIWPTLSTLALLLFIWTWNEFLIPLILVNKDELRTLPIGMMFFQNKNTIDIPVLMAGAMIVILPLLAIFLVFQRKFISGVTEGAVK
- a CDS encoding MFS transporter; translation: MKALLPAGVMFALITFLVGLNLRPVLAAVGPLFPLLQSTAGLSATQFSLLTTLPVAMMGLAALAGPTLLRHTGAWRGIAIGLFILALAAALRVFSLNALWLIATALLAGAGIGMIQALIPTMIKRDYARSAGTLMSLFSTGIMAGAALAAASAAPAAETVGIHFTLAAAALPAIIALGIWLTGIAQQTVAPTAAAVVLRTTQRAWLLLIFFGIGTAAYTLVLAWLPALYIAAGWSARSSGYLLAGLTLTEVAAGFMVSLLVHRFSDRRPLLMLVLLLLLAGLICLIGWPGEMPVISTLLLGLGIGALFPLSLTVTLDHAATAAEAGKLLARVQGGGYLIAATMPVIAGVVRDRADSLNVAWLIMSAGVIVLLIIATRFRPLNARQ
- a CDS encoding MarR family winged helix-turn-helix transcriptional regulator produces the protein MQDHIDFVVDQWRSAMPELDASSMAIFGRMLRLMKHLAKARAVALEPFGFHEGEFDVLATLRRAGKPYRLSPTQLYTSLLVTSGAMTNRLNRLANEGMIERLADPQDGRSMLVGLTRRGVETIEQAVHVHTETQNALLQGLDSEQQKQLSELLKALLVTHPGEATG